From the genome of Venturia canescens isolate UGA chromosome 11, ASM1945775v1, whole genome shotgun sequence:
ggctgcttgaactattgcattatcatcggaacgtgatctagtcaagatcaattcgtgttttgcattcaccaccacttttcgataatcttcagcaaatcccagcagcatgctcagtggtatgcatacgtcaaagttgtctgctacgtctacaatttgttgagtctcctcaacatcgagccaaccggtgttctcaagcattgcacttctcgccgacgaatgagatgtatcaagagactcggtagagtctcgggacaagtacattgacagccctgtcgtctgctggcccgaggctcttgccgagtatactttctctgaataaaacgattcgccatggtgggggtaaaattggcaagtgatttttttgaattaccgaagttatgagtcatctgaggctttgaaaattgaactttcagctaattaagaaattctctttcgattgcgcccaaaatcaacacgatcggtggcgtaattgctgagaaaaaactttgcacgggctcaagattatgcaaaagttactgacacatcacgagttcgacgtatacgtatacgcgttttgacgtagttagtggtagtagagttgttgcctctacgcattctgattggctcaacgatgtcggctcctccagctgctaggccgaccgcgggtgaggctcaagtgttagaaggcctaaaatagcgaacaggcattctgtatatctatatatgcgttatacagaatgcctgttcgccattttaggccttctaactattgagtcttaccccgaccgcgctcagactccgtgaatattatattatatataaaccatgtgtcagttttcgatcatcgtataaacagagttttgacactatggaatgcgtgtgggataaataaaaaaaactttcgtcatctaacgaagtgcatagtattaaaacctgtggagtgctaaactaaaccggtataaaagcagtcgcgtaaatgtagtctgtgatctgtgtgtgaaaaagaataaaataaaaatgaaatgcatgtcgacgaaactttttaagatttcattaattcgtttgactgaaaataagtttatcatttatatcatttgtaaataggttatatgatatcaatacatcgatacgcacatccgaaaccacctgaaacttgttttcatactgaacgtcattttgacaggtgaggttataatccccaaagtgctgttgtgtgcagactctaattaataaatgaaaatggttagtgaaaagtggttaatatttattttgttataacttgtggtatactaaaccggtataaaagcggccgcgtaaatgtagactatgatctgtgtgtgctaaaaaatataaaaaaatgcgcgatgcatatgtcaacgaaacttgtcaagatttcattatttcattcgattggaaataagtgtcaactgagataatctttcaattaaaccagagttcgcggaatattgtccagtgtaaatatatcatcagttgcgtgataacatatcatatgtaatTGTTGCGTGAAGGATCTGGTGTTGGtggggagaaaataaatgacacaATGCGtaacgggataaaaaatgtaaagaggTTTTATTGCTCGCAGAGTAACGTGGACAGTATGCCCACGATTGAAAGTACACCCGAACCGATGCAGATTACCCGAGTGAGAAGAGCCGGTCAACGTCGAACGAGGCTCGTTCGACGAAGCTACGAGGAGCGCTCGAAGCGTGCTTTCGCGTGCCCGATAGTTATCGTGAGAAATACCCGCAATCGATGAGAGAAAAGTCCGAATGAGTAGCCCAATTTGTTCCCGTGAATGTCCTGAAGATATTAAGCGAGGTATTTTTGGTGAAACACCGTAATTACCGGAGAGATTTAGCCGAAAGTGAAACTTGTACCGAGAAGCACGTCAGCACGCTGAACGACCGGATCTAGACTAGTCAATCaatatggagatcgatgaagacGCGCCGTGGGCATGCGCCACGCGTCGCGTCGACCACACCCGAATTGTTTGTCCAGTACGTGCTGACCCCCCGCGAGAGCGTGAGAACTAGAGCACGAAAAGCCCATTGTCTCACGTTTCCCGAATTCCCGAGCCCGCGAGCTAGCGACGCCCGCGGTGGGGCGAGGACTCGAGCCCGAGAGCGCTCGCCGGCACCGAAAACTCGTTAATTCCCGAACATTCCGCCCGCCATCGGCAGCAGTGCTGTCGATTAATCTCCCGGATGAATTGGCAGGACCGCTAGTTTGGCGATCGGCCTCTTGAGTGTCGTGGTCGCCGTCTTAATGGTGACGACCCGAATGAGCCCGTCCGGTCCCGGATGAACCTCGACCACCCGTGCCAGTGGCCATTTGAGCGGAGGTAGACTCTCGTCAGTCAGCAGCACCATTGTACCAACCCGGATTTGGTGAGAGGGGTGATGCCACTTGGAGATGGATTGCTGCTGCTGGAGATAACCCGATGACCAATGCTCCCAACAGTATTGGACCCGTTCCTGGATGAGTTGCCACCGTGCCAGCCGAGTGAGGTTCACATCCCGAAGTGATGGCTCAGGTATAGCCGTGAGTGCGTCCCCGATGAGGAAGTGCCCGGGGGTGAGCACGGAGAGATCGTCCGGGTCTTCCGAGAGTGGTTGCAGCGGGCGTGAGTTGAGCGCAGCCTCGATTTGCGTAAGAAGAGTTGTAAGTTCTTCGAACGTGAGGCTGGTCTCCCGAAGCGTCCGCCGAAGGTGAAACTTGACCAATTTCACCGCTGCTTCCCATTTCCCGCCCATATGAGGTGCGCCCGGGGGGTTGAAAACCCACTTTGTCCCGTCGTTGGTCAGTAACTGCGCCAGCTGTTGCGACTCACGAGTCCCGCCGTTGAAAAGTCTCCGTAGCTCTGCATCCGCGCCTTGAAAATTCTTTCCGCAGTCACTGTACAGTGTATGCACGTGACCCCGTCTCCCGGTGAAACGGCGGAATGCAGCGATGAATGTGTCAGTGGTGGCGTCAGTTACGACCTCGAGATGCATCGCCGAAGTGGTGAAGCAGACGAAAATGCACAGCCAGCCTTTGTAAGTCTTGTGCCCGCGTCCCCGCCAGCTCCTGAGAGAGACTGGCCCGGCGTAATCAACGCCGGTGAATAAGAAAGCCCGTGCTGGAGTGACCCGTGTTGAAGGCAGCTGGCCCATGAGCTGCTGTGCCCGATGCGCCCGAAAGCGCGCGCAATGCACGCATCGCAGTATGAAGGAACGAACCGGGGCCCGACCTCCGATTATCCAGTACCGCTGGCGCAGAAACGCCAGAGTTGCCTGCGTCCCCCCGTGTAGCGTGCGCGTGTGAGCGTCCAAGATGAGTAGACGCGTGAGTGGTGAGTCCCGCGGGAGGATGGCTGAATGTTTGCTCTCAGGTTGTAAGGCTGAGAGCTTCAACCGTCCCCCCACCCGGATGGTCCCGTGAAAATCAATAAACGCCGTAAGTCGTGTGAATGGATGCGACTTCGGAAGCGTTTGACCCGCCGAGAGAATCTTGAGCTCCGTCGCGAAGTAGGCCCCTTGAATTGCCTTGACCCAGTATTGTTGTGAGTGTTCCAGGTCTCCCGGTGTGAGGAGTGAGCCCGATGAATCCTGACCCGCACCTTTCAGGTTTGTAAGCGCCTTGAAAAGTAATGAAGTAATTCTCAACAGCCTGGTGAGGGAGGAATACCGATGAATGAGGTCGAAGACCGGTGAGGGTTGCGTTGAGACAGTGAGCGTAAGACCTGGCCGCTCTTCGAGCGCCGCTGAATCTGCCGTCCCGGTGAAATGAGTTGGCCAATGTGAGGATGATTTGACTAACCAGTGTGGCCCGTTCCACCATAATTGAAATTGCTCGAGCTGAGAGACGGTTAGTCCCCGTGAAGCACAATCCGCCGGATTGTCCCGCCCGGGAATGAATCTCCATTGACCCTGAGGAATGAGCTCTTGAATTGAGGATACCCGATTCCGAACGAAATCCTTCCATCGTGAAGGATGAGAGGTGACCCATGTAAGCGTGACTGTGGAGTCCGTCCACAGATATACCCGCGAATCCCGGAGTTGCAACGTATCCCGAACGTATTTCGCGAGTTTGGCGACCAATAACGCGGCGGCGAGCTCTAACCGCGGAATGGTGAGCCGTTTGATCGGCGCGACTTTCGTTTTCGAGCAAACCAGCGCGGTTCTGGTGCTCTTTCCCGGACCCGTAACCCGAACGTACACGACCGCACCCATTGCCAACTGTGAGGCGTCAGAGAACCCGTGAATCTCGACGGTGGAATCCGAGGTCATGTTGAGCCACCGCGGAACCGCGATGTTCCCGAGGTGAGCCAGATCGTGACGAAATGTGACCCATGATTTTCCGACCTCCGTGGATACGGGGTCGTCCCAAGCGAGTTTTTCCAGCCACAACCGTTGTAGAAGGATTTTTGCCCGAATGACCACCGGTGAGAGGAACCCGAGAGGATCGTAGATCTGAGCAATTTCCGAGAGTATGACCCGTTTGGTAATGCTTTGCCCGCCCGTGTACGGAAGTGAGGTGAATTTGAAGACGTCCGGCCCCGGAAACCATGCGAGCCCGAGAACTTTTGTTTCGCACTCGTCGAATGAGCGTGAATCCTCCGGACTCGACCCGAACCCCAGATTTGTGAGTAAGGCCGGACTGTTGCTCTGCCATTTTGCCAGCGGGAAGCCGCCCGCCGTGCAAATCCCGATGAGATGTCGCGCCTGGGTGAGAAGTTCCGAAATTTGGTCAGCCCCCCCGTAAATATCGTCCACATATCGCCCCATTGTAAGAGGAGCGACTGCGGCCGGATATTTCTCCCCTTCGTCTGCTACCAGTTGGAGTAGCACCCGTACCGCGAGAAACGGAGCTGACCGTGTCCCGTAGGTGACTGTAGTCAGGTGATAATGAGCCGTGTTCCCGTTTTCATCCACCCAAAGAATTCGTTGTAAATCCCAATCGTCCCGGTGAACCCGAATTTGCCGAAACATTTTGACTATGTCAGTCGCGAAAATGAATCGGTGGCGCCGTGCCCAGAGGAGAACATCCGAAATGTCCCGTTGTAATTTGGCGCCCGTGTGCATGAGATCGTTTAATGAGGTCCCGGAATCCGTGTTACACGACCCGTTGAACACTACCCGAAGTTTTGTCGTCAAGACCCCGTGATGAGGGAGATAATAGACCCGATCCCGACCGACTTCGTCGTCCCGCACCCGCGACATGTGCCCGAGGGACTCATACTCCCCGAGAAATGTGTCGTAAAGTCCCTTGTAGTGAGAGTCCCGGTCGAGCTTTCGTACGAGCCGATTGAGGCAAGCGTGCGCCGTATGAAACGACTGGCCGAGCTGGATTGTGGACGACCGAAGAGGCAACCGAACGATATATCGACCCGAATTGTCCCGAGAATGTGTAGCGACGAAGTGAGCCTCACATTCTTGCTCTTCCGGTGTGGGATCCGATCCGAACTGCACTGGCACCTCCTCTTGCACCCAGAATTGCGCGAGGAGGTCCTGGAGAGCCTGAAACCCGTGATCGACAGCGGCATGCTGCACCCAACCCGACGAATTGTGAGCTTCGTTGCAGGGCCCGAATATTGCCCACCCGAATATCGTATTTTGGGCGATGGGTTCCTCAGGAGACCCGCGTCGAATTTGAGACCGTACCAATTTCCCGTATGCATCTGCGCCCAGTATGAGATCCACCGCATCCGGAACCGAGAAATCTGGATCCGCTAGAGGAATACCCTGTAAATGAGGCCAGTGGGGGTGCGAAATAGAGAATGAAGGCAGAGTTGGCATTAACTTGGGGATAATGAATGCTTTTATTAAGAGAGAATCTGTGGTGTGAATTGAGCGAAGTGTGCATGAGACCATCCCGCGAGTGTGACCCGATGAAATCCCGCCGATCCCGATGATTGAAATAGAGGAAGATTCCCGACGAAGTTTGAGCCGCTGAACGAGTTTGTCAGAGATGAGGGACAACTCGGACCCCGAGTCCAGCAGCATTCGTACCCGATGAGCAGCTCCGAAGTTGGTGATGAGAAGCGCCTGGCTCGTCGCCAAGAGCACCGCTGGTCGTGCACTTCCCGTAATCGCGCAAGTTAATGCCGCCGTATCTCATTGAGAAGTACCCGATGTTGACGCGCCTGCGTCCCCAGAGTTGGCCTGCTGGCCGCCCGATGTTGAGGGGACTCCCGTACCCTTGGCTGCATCCCCGTATTTGGACCACCCGGTATGAATCATCGTGTGGTGTTTGCGCCCACACTCCTTGCATCGCGTAGTGATGTTGCACGCGTTGACGTTGTGCCGGCCCAAGCAGTTGAAGCACAGTTTGAGTCTCTGTACTTCGCCCCGACGCGCCTCTGGAGACAACTGCCTGAACTTGGAGCACACGGCGACGTAGTGCTTCTCCTGGCAGAAGGCACAAGCTTGCGAGGTTGTCCCGCTACCCGACGTGGCTGCATGCACGCGAGAGGAAGTATTCCTCTGTGTGCTCTCCTTGCCCGGGCCCGATTTTGGGGTGGAGATGGTCCCGACGCTCGCTCCCTCCAATGCACGAGCTCGATTACCCAGGAATTCCCGTAGTGACGTGAATGACGGGGGAACTTTAGATTGCCCGGTCCTGAGCTCCCACGCCTCCCGAGTCCCAGGGTCGAGACGTCTGGCAATGAGATAAACCAGCACCCAGTCCCAGTGCTCTATAGGAGCGCCCAATACCCGAAGTGAGTTGTATGACTCGGTGACGCTGTGTACGAGCGCGTGGAGATCCCGTGCAGAGCGAGGAGCGATCACCGCCGTTTTGAAGAGCGTGTCGAGATGAGAAGTGACCAAAACCCGATCGTTCTGGTAGCGCTCTGTAAGAGTCTCCCAGGCCGTTGAGAAGGAGTCCGCTTCGATCGCCATGCTCGCGATCAGCTTCGCGGCTTCCCCCGTGGTCGACGCCCGTAAATAGTGCATCCGCTCGACATCTGAGAGCGCCCGATTATTGATGACGAGCGAAGTGAAGAGATCCCGAAACGGTATCCACTGAGTATACTCCCCGGAAAATGATGGTAGCTCGATTTTTGGCAGGTATGACCTGTCTCCCGTTGCCACGCTCGTATCGAGTGAGGGTGATCCCGCCCGCTCCCGATCGCGATGCTGAATCCCGTCCTTCAGCACTGCCACCTGCCCGGTGATATCGCCAAAGAGCGTGAAGGCCCGAGAGTACGCGTCCTCCGTGAAGTATTCATCCTGGAGGAAGTCGTCCGTGCTGTTCTCCAGTATGGAGTCGTGCATGAGGCTGAATTTACCCCAAAGGTCCTTGGCGTTTGAGAGGAACCCGTCGAGCTGGGCCACGGAAGTATTCTCGACGTCCACGGCGCAAACCCGTTCGAATATGGCTCCCAACAGCCGTATCCGCGCCGCTTGAGTCGCTGCCCGAAGAGCGGCCGAGCCCGACGGCCGTTTGCCCGAATTTCCCGGTGAAGTGTCGCGTGACGAGCCCCGTTTGCCCTGCGACTCCGCGCCCGGAGACCGTTCCCGCCGAGTGGTGCCCGCTGGAGGGGGGGGAGCTAGCGATACCGTCGATGGTACACCGGGTGACGCTCCCGAATCGTCTCCCTCCTCCACCTTCCCGATGTGAATTTCACTGTCGGACATCCCGAGTCACTCCCGTTGAACCCGGCTGAAATACGGAGAAACCCGAACACACGTATGAATAACCCGCACAATGCCCGCGAAAATGTCCCGAAAAAATGCACCGTGCAGGCCGAGGAATCCGAGAAAAGTCACTACGAGCACCGTAAACTCGCGCCACGGAGCGCCGCGCCCGAAAACTCAAGTCCCGGTAATGTGACGCTCTCCGTTGAGCCCGAACACCCGACACTGTTCGTTTAGAATGAGCTCGAAAACCCGAATTATCGTGCACCGAACAATGTTCCCCGCAATTCAACGGAAGCGCACTTGAATTCTCCGCGTGACCCAAAAAATCGTACGAGACTCACCAGTATGGTTGACGAAGCGGTTGAGAGTCCGAGTCGAACGCCGGTACCCGTGAGCGAGAGCGTCTCAAGATGGCCGCCGTGTGAGCGACGCACGTGGAGTCCACTGCGACGCGCCGAGACCCGATGAAAAATGTCCAACTCCCGATGAAAAGTTCCCAAAATCCCGAACGAGTCCactcaaaaaaaaaccacttcACACACTCTGTATCACTTTTTGCACTGTGCCACCCACCAGatccggctcgaaggaccaAAATGTTGCGTGAAGGATCTGGTGTTGGtggggagaaaataaatgacacaATGCGtaacgggataaaaaatgtaaagaggTTTTATTGCTCGCAGAGTAACGTGGACAGTATGCCCACGATTGAAAGTACACCCGAACCGATGCAGATTACCCGAGTGAGAAGAGCCGGTCAACGTCGAACGAGGCTCGTTCGACGAAGCTACGAGGAGCGCTCGAAGCGTGCTTTCGCGTGCCCGATAGTTATCGTGAGAAATACCCGCAATCGATGAGAGAAAAGTCCGAATGAGTAGCCCAATTTGTTCCCGTGAATGTCCTGAAGATATTAAGCGAGGTATTTTTGGTGAAACACCGTAATTACCGGAGAGATTTAGCCGAAAGTGAAACTTGTACCGAGAAGCACGTCAGCACGCTGAACGACCGGATCTAGACTAGTCAATCaatatggagatcgatgaagacGCGCCGTGGGCATGCGCCACGCGTCGCGTCGACCACACCCGAATTGTTTGTCCAGTACGTGCTGACCCCCCGCGAGAGCGTGAGAACTAGAGCACGAAAAGCCCATTGTCTCACGTTTCCCGAATTCCCGAGCCCGCGAGCTAGCGACGCCCGCGGTGGGGCGAGCACTCGAGCCCGAGAGCGCTCGCCGGCACCGAAAACTCGTTAATTCCCGAAcagtaataatgtaggtcatatatacgagttccctttgatagctgtgtggtaacgaaccggccggggtttgacgttacgaagtgcgggacaaatgtaacaaacgttcgcatagttagtgaataatataaataaggcaaatcagttcatcaaaaataggtctggaagttgtaagaaaaaatgttcgtcaacctataacgtcaaatttttttttgcgatctgaaatattatggttgatattgaataaaacaagaacatacagaactgttagtTTATATAATGTccgaaactccaatcgaataaatgttttctaatttatttcttgtgtcatcattatttttgaatattcccatattttgcttcctattgagtttggctctgctctatccgatccttgttttgactccatcggtttgcagcggatggatacatattattaattgatttcctaatatgtgtcctatgattttctaatatttcttcatgctgattgtggtaacgtgattcaagaggtttccaattatgatcatcaatcgcacattttgtatatctgattctcaaaacagtttctagtgttgatataagtgtagttatactttttccacctggtctgtcgagtaataaattttgaaacgtgttccaaaaagtctttggatgttttttttgctgatagtatgaaaagttgaatcttcggaatgcggtaggcaaacacaaattttgacaacaatacttatgaaataacgtgtatgttgagtattcctactccgcaaactgcaaatgtggaatgattggtgaaaacattcattacgatatgtctacagttgctcagttttggatgcgattgagtataatgcctgccaacatcatggaaacctacagaatttctaaatgttatgtgcgctatgtcattttaatgtaacatcatgactttgaacaacttttcactataatactatatagatttggatcattgaaatacagcaaaaatctgcaaactataaaatttatatactttgccattcattttactttttgactctcactgcaacataaatatgaagtgaaaaattcattagaaaagtcttcagttgctcatttatgctttgaaattgctgttttccaaactcattgcgcagatacattgaattgcagcagatagctgcgaactttaaaatttctgtggataaatatataagctaagtatcacctcctatctttaattatggtaatattgagtattctcactttgtaaactacaaatgtggaattattagtgaaaagattcattacgctaagtctacagttgctcagttttggatgtgatcaaatataatgcctgctaacatccatgggaacatacagaatttctgaatacaatgttcgctatgtcatttcaacgtaacatcatgacttttgccaacttttctctataatactatagatttggattattgaaatacagcaaaaatctgcgaattagaaaattgatatactgtgtcactcattttactttttaaaactaactgtaacatatatatgaagtaaacactcatcacagaagtcttcagttgctcatttatggatagattttaaattgctgtcttcaaaatttattgcgcagatacattgaatcgcagcagatacctgcgaactctgaaatttctgtgcataaatatgtgtgttaagtatcaccccgtatctttgattatgagaatgagtaatagaacttggtttagtaagttttaaagtatttctttttaaatactattgaagtttgtattactgcggtatgaagcgagtacctccaaactttcatatttttgtgtcgcagcatgtgtgccaatcatttaaattctttactccaaccgtaacatgtaatctcaaaaattcatcacaaacgtcttcagcttctctaaattcctaaattttccgttttctattttattctgggattttatatttctaaattcatttttaaattctcctgaaattgtttttctccaaaaccaatgcgcaggt
Proteins encoded in this window:
- the LOC122418344 gene encoding uncharacterized protein; amino-acid sequence: MRYGGINLRDYGKCTTSGALGDEPGASHHQLRSCSSGTNAAGLGGIPLADPDFSVPDAVDLILGADAYGKLVRSQIRRGSPEEPIAQNTIFGWAIFGPCNEAHNSSGWVQHAAVDHGFQALQDLLAQFWVQEEVPVQFGSDPTPEEQECEAHFVATHSRDNSGRYIVRLPLRSSTIQLGQSFHTAHACLNRLVRKLDRDSHYKGLYDTFLGEYESLGHMSRVRDDEVGRDRVYYLPHHGVLTTKLRVVFNGSCNTDSGTSLNDLMHTGAKLQRDISDVLLWARRHRFIFATDIVKMFRQIRVHRDDWDLQRILWVDENGNTAHYHLTTVTYGTRSAPFLAVRVLLQLVADEGEKYPAAVAPLTMGRYVDDIYGGADQISELLTQARHLIGICTAGGFPLAKWQSNSPALLTNLGFGSSPEDSRSFDECETKVLGLAWFPGPDVFKFTSLPYTGGQSITKRVILSEIAQIYDPLGFLSPVVIRAKILLQRLWLEKLAWDDPVSTEVGKSWVTFRHDLAHLGNIAVPRWLNMTSDSTVEIHGFSDASQLAMGAVVYVRVTGPGKSTRTALVCSKTKVAPIKRLTIPRLELAAALLVAKLAKYVRDTLQLRDSRVYLWTDSTVTLTWVTSHPSRWKDFVRNRVSSIQELIPQGQWRFIPGRDNPADCASRGLTVSQLEQFQLWWNGPHWLVKSSSHWPTHFTGTADSAALEERPGLTLTVSTQPSPVFDLIHRYSSLTRLLRITSLLFKALTNLKGAGQDSSGSLLTPGDLEHSQQYWVKAIQGAYFATELKILSAGQTLPKSHPFTRLTAFIDFHGTIRVGGRLKLSALQPESKHSAILPRDSPLTRLLILDAHTRTLHGGTQATLAFLRQRYWIIGGRAPVRSFILRCVHCARFRAHRAQQLMGQLPSTRVTPARAFLFTGVDYAGPVSLRSWRGRGHKTYKGWLCIFVCFTTSAMHLEVVTDATTDTFIAAFRRFTGRRGHVHTLYSDCGKNFQGADAELRRLFNGGTRESQQLAQLLTNDGTKWVFNPPGAPHMGGKWEAAVKLVKFHLRRTLRETSLTFEELTTLLTQIEAALNSRPLQPLSEDPDDLSVLTPGHFLIGDALTAIPEPSLRDVNLTRLARWQLIQERVQYCWEHWSSGYLQQQQSISKWHHPSHQIRVGTMVLLTDESLPPLKWPLARVVEVHPGPDGLIRVVTIKTATTTLKRPIAKLAVLPIHPGD